tttttgtttttggaattttaacgccttgaaataaaaattcaggattatctttgttttttcatttgtacaagtccatgaatttttttaaatacgtGTAACCGATACTGATGTTTTCTTAATTACTATTATTGAACTATTTCagtaaagaaaattataataaaagaagaGCTTGTTTGCAATGCTGATAAACcataatatatatcaatattggactcattttatctttgttaGCATCTGATTATAGATAAAAGTGAATGAAATATTCTAGTTGTGATATTAATAATTTGATGTTTGGTCAAATTGTCCTcaattctttcatatttttggaGGCAGGAacatcaaaaaaattcaaagcgCTAAATAGATAGGAAATCGAAAAGGTATACTTCTGCAAATATACAGAGTTCATAACAAAAAAGCTCAGCTTATAATTCAACTCTTATGTAGCTAATCAATCTAAAATCGTGTTGCAAAGACTACCCGATATACCCTAGAAGAGAGGAACATAAGGCCAACTACATTGTCGGAAAAGCTTTTGATGAAAAATCCTGTTGCAGCTTGAAGTAGCAACGAACGATTAGATACGACATGTTttaccaacatgggttgtggtgcactgaTGGGAGTgattcacccttaaccagaggtctcaggttcgagCCCTgtgtatggagaaaatcttgttgggagcaccacccccgaatgggccctgcaAAGCGCAATCCGAATTTAatcggagctccaatgtgggctccggacaccgggtgggaaatcaaaaaaaaaaaaaatacgacATGTTTTAGCAATAACGAGCTTTATTAGCACCTCAGCTTCTTTTGAGTTATCAAATTATATTTGGTTAACGCATGATAGTAGTTTTATTGAGAACATTATTCCGCTGACATTTCTACATCAAGGTTTAGtttgaaaattcaaacaagaAATCACTTGATCGAGATTTTGTTTGGAGTACCAATACATATAaatactatttaaaataaaaaaatttaacaaattattcagataaatagataaaatattactaaatgAAATAATCcaagtattttcaatttttctccaGTACAAGTGTCATGCATCTCCAGCTCCAATGTCATTACGAAGTAATGGACACAATTATACTAATTTATGAGGTGgtagtttgtttgttgctgttGTTTAGGCCACAGGAGAATTAGTGGAGTCAGTTTagattagaataattaggagtAATAGATGTGTTCTGTTATTAGAAGCTTTTATCTATTTAAAGACTTTTgtaattgagaaataaagagCACTTTCACTTGCATATTACTTTCCTCTATTATTGCTTTCAATTTCTATCAATGTCACCACAGAGAGATGATCTCATTGTCGCTAGTATCTGCGGAATCATCCATAACATTACTAGAGCCTGTTTTCACAAACGCATCACCAACTTCGTCTCCTGCACTTTCATCAGCTACAATCTTATGGATGCAATTGTCACACCACCATCGCTTATGTTTTGGAATGTCTAGAGGAGGAAGTTACGTTGCTCCTCGAGATTACTACTTGAtccaaaagttgaaaaaatattCATGTCCTTTCTTATCTCAGCAATATATTGACTGTATCAGAAAGTATGTAAAATGTAAATCAGCATTCAGATTGGATATGATCAAGTGCGAACGATCCCTCAGATGGTTAGTTGAGAACGTCAAAAAGGAGTACCTTCGACCACGTAGATAAAATCCATTACTCATAATACTTTTCACCCTTTGGAAGATTGCAGTTCTCTGGGATTaaaattttagtaatttaaaACCCTTCCTGATACCTTCTAAGcaaagaaaataattcaataGTCATTTGATGTTGATTAAGTATTTTGTGCAAAACCGCATTTACCAAAAACAAGACCTTAAAGCTTGCACCTTCATGTCATTCTATTTGAGACATGACAGTCTTGCTGTCAACCATTGTAAAGCCCTGAATTCCTTCAGACCAGCATCTTCAGCATTTTCAAGAGCATACCATTTTAAAGCCACGAATTCCTTCAATCCAGCATCTTCAGCATTTCAAGAGCATACCATTTTAAAGCCACAAATTCCTTCAATCCAACATCTTTAGCATTTTCAAGAGCATGCCATTTTAAAGCAACGAATTCCTTCAATCCAGCATCTTCAGCATTTTCAAGAGCATACCATAACTCTCTAGAAGTTTCATAAACACAGATAACATTTAGAAGCCATCTTCCAAGCCgttaagaatataatttttgCAACCACGAATTCCTTCAATCCAACATCTTCAGCATTTTCAAGAGTATATCATAACTCTCTAGAAGTTTTACAAACATTGATAACATTTACAGGCCATCTTCCAAGACGTCAAGAATATAATTTTTGCAGCCATGAATTCCTTCAATCCAATATCTTCAGCATTTTCAAGAGCTTACCATAACTCTCTAGAAGTTTTACAAACACTAATGACGTTTACAAGTCATCTTCCAAGCCCTTATGAATATAATCTTTGCAGCCACGAATTCCTTCAATCCAGCATCTTCAGCATTTTCAAGAGCATATCATAACTCTGTAGAAGTTTTACAAACACTGATAACATTTACAAGCCATCTTCCAAGccattaagaatataatttttgCAGCCACGAATTCCTTCAATCCAGCATCTTTAGCATTTTCAAGAGCATATCATAACTCTTTAGAAGTTTTACATACACTGATAACATTTACAAGCTGTCTTCCAAGCCGCAGTATAACTTTTGCAGCCACAAATTCCTTCAATCCAGCATTTTCAAGAGCATACCGTAACTCTCTAGAAGTTTTACAAACACTTATAACGTTTACAGGCCATCTTCCAAGTCgttaagaatataatttttgCAGCCGCGAATTCCTTCAACCCAGCATCTTCAGCATTTTCAAGAGCATACCATAACTCTCTAAAAGTTTTACAAACATTAATAACATTTACAAGCCATCTTCCAAGCCgttaagaatataatttttcCAGCCATGAATTCCTTCAATCCAGCATCTTCAGCATTTTCAAGAGCATACCATAACTCTCAAGAAGTTTTACAAACACTGATAACGTTTACAAGCCATCTTCCGAACTGTTAAGGCCACGAATTCCTTTAATCCAGCATCTTCAGCATTTTCAAGAGCATAACTCTCTAGAAGTTTTACAAACACTGATAACATTAACAAGCCATTTTCCAAGCCGTTAAGAATATGATTTTTCCAGCCATGAATTCCTTCAATCCAGCATCTTCAGCATTTTCAAGAGCATACCATAACTCTCTAGAAGTTTTACAAACACTGATAACGTTTACAAGCCATCTTCCAAGCCGTTAGGAATATAATTTTGCAAAGGAAATCTAAATGTTTTCATGCATCAGTCAGCATAAACTTTTCATTATCAGGAGTTCCTTATGCCAAGAACATCTTCATTGATGAACCGTTGTAGACTGAGGATGGTCAGATCGAAGAATATTTTCTGTTGCCACCGTTTGAAGTCAATACTAGTGAATTTCCCAGATTTTTCTGCCATATAGACATTGCTGGAGCAACCGTTGTTCGGCATGAGGAAGCAATGTTTGAAAACAGCAGTACTATTAATAAGACCGTTAGGCGAAGGACATGCACAAAATGGACGGTGGATCTTCATGCCAAATTCATGGAAGCCGTGCAACAACTTGGTGAATGTATTTGAATTGAGGAGATTGGCAATTCACCTACCGATCGAGGTGATAGTATCTAAGTAATGCTCAACTCGAGAAATTGAAACACACAACTAAAAAATGTATTGCAGGTGGTTGAAGCAAGTATATAGgtttcttgaagttcatttggAACTCACATTAAATTGAGTACAAATTGGAATGATTTACACTATTGTTCGGGGAGTATTAAGCATATTAAAATGATGTCCACTGTTATAAGTGTCATTATGGTTTTCTGTCATTTTTCCATTAAAATGATCAAGTTTAAGATTTTAGATCAAATCATTCAACCTTGCAAAGAAATCACTTGGTAGAACTAAAGAATGTAGTGAATATGGTCAAGTATACTTCTTGCAGTGGTTCGTTGAAAAATAACTTGTCTATTATACAAGATTTCATCTCTCCTGTGGAACTGCTACGTATTTTGCTACTTTAATCATCTTTTAAACGTGAGAGTTCTTGACTGACCAACACTCCGCCCAACTTGCCTTTAAGTTTAGGTGACACCTTATCGCATGATACTTTGGAAGTGAGCTTCCATTTCATACGCCCTCCACCAATACGATGTGTCATAACATCATCACcccataagaaaaaaaattgctcTCGTTTtgacataagaaaaaaaatgcccTTTAAGTTTTGGACTCCAATTTATTTATAGTTGAGACTCATAACTGTGTTCAAACATAACCTGTCtcaaaccaaatgaccccttaattaatgttaaaagaTAGGTGTTATATGAGAATAAAATCCCCTATGTAAAAAGTATATGTATactatgagaatgtgtataatATGTCTGCACTTTCTCcattaaaatatactttagtGTTCATCACGAATATTCACGATTGCTTCGAGAGCCTTCTGAGCCACTAATGGATAAAATAGTGATCCAATTtttttgaaccatatattgacGTAATTCacgtaataaaatatttactcactttcctttttagttagtcccaaaaagaatggcACATTCCTATATTTAGTagtaatttaacttttaaatatcaattttatagtGATTGcctcacataaattgagacgtaGGGAGtaacttattttgttttctGATTATAAATTTCACCTTTAGActaaaaattcttttattgaaaaataaccAATTTTTGCAACCTTTGTTTTTCTACGTATCCTATGTATTCCCACCATTTAATTACTTTGCATcctcaagaaaaagaaaaaagacacaACTAAGAAGAATGAATATCTGCAATTCTGTTTTCATTTGAATATCTTGTAAATATGGGGAGCTCATTATCAAACAAAGAGCACATGATGAGGGCCAACTATACTGTCCAGACAACTGTCGTATATATTGAACTAGATAtgggaccccgtgccagcacggggcccaatatatgttactgtttctgtttcaatttatgtggtacatatgaaatttgaagttactcaattttttagtatgtttttatatattttaagttgctaattatttgtatttagagtatgttttacgtaaatatattataaatcacaataattaacaagttcatataaaaagaaacttataaaaaattcattgacttttgaaatttcatttgtatcacataaatcaggaccgagtaatatatatgaaaattacataaaacgtactataactcacaataattagcaacttaaaatatttatatatctatatttctcccaatttatgcggtatagatgaaattttgaaagttaacaaaaactttttatatgttttgaaatattttaagctattaattattatgatttataatactttttacataaaaaaattatttatataaagtataaaagaaaaaatttagaaaaaggaaacataaatgtcagcaggagtccaatctatgttaatttctatgttttaattattgtaataccgattgaatttggagagccaactaaaaatttttaaaggattttttttataaattttaagttgttaattattataatttataatatttttattaattttaaaccaatatatgtttttctctgTCTCAATTACATGAGACATATGGAATTCGGAGagtcaactaaaattttaaaatatgttaagttgttaattattataccttatagtactattacgtgattttcaaataaaatatgtattttttaatttcaatttatatgtcattgatataattacatatattaagtaatgaagaattaatgtgtaaattatgtgacacctatgaattttggagtgtaaatcaaattagttatatgatttaaaaaaaaaaagggttaattattacaatttataatactttttatatattttttaaatgatatatatatatatatatatctttatattattgatattagtattataataaattaaattttattattttaaatttatgatctcAATTGTCAGCCTATGCCACATTATAAAATGTTCCAAAGTAGATATCAGATTTACAAAAATGTCGATGCCagctaaagtaataaaataacatctaagggcatgaacctatatatgtatatataaagctgaatattGACAATTTGATGTGGCATCTCTCTATGACCAGTATTtgtattcatcttttttttcctttttttgacattttatctttgttttgtattttttatttgtatttaaaaaaaaagtatttatgtcatacccgattaattatgccctttataacatccattacactaatatagatttaagtaaatgaaaatggaagatgaaaagataaaaactattcattttttataactgtttataattatttagcctataaaataaaaacaaaatagttgagcatttgtaacaaataagaacaaatttcttcactttggctcttcttcttctgacgataatgatcaatatatggtatcaacttttgtcgctaagatgtccatcaaatttctaggtcatgtgacttttttaacaaaagagaaagagagaatatctcattattcttgtgaagacattgatgtaaagaaagagattatgtaacaaaaaattcttttcaaaataaaagactttttgaaaaaatgtttattcctcctacaaggagagaaaattcattgtggttgagaaatttataagaagcctgattagtgtttcaaagggtaagaaaaattatttggagaaaaaatcattctatttatggaattcgtatcaaattaggaggagaacaagcaaaaatttattttgtgatttgaaaagagagaaaattagatattatttctttcaacctcattattcttctaatttctttcttcttttattttgtcttgattttttgtatctttaattaaagtttttttttcttatttatctttaattaaagtttatatatattttcttaaaaaagaatttaaaaagatgatcatatttagttcctttcctcatcaatgctattaatctcataattagtgttatttatattattttcttaattacttttttttctttcatttaattatttatttgaagaaattagttattataactttataagaattacacatgtatttttacataattgatttgttatttttaaaatttttggatcattcttcatcttaaagtttctatctatatgtaataataaagctaaaatagaaaatgtggggtgacaccttcttagcaatagatacttatttattctgatcaatgtttctgacattttttgttattttttccttaaaataattgttgcctcgatttttagttttagttttatttttgtagcattttctaattttaaaagactgaaaaatttatattgaaaatttacaaaatataaaaaatgatttatttaactcctatcatcatcaatattattattaatttgttttacttcttttcttaatcttcatttcatcattaatgtaatttatatcattttcttagatatatatatatatatatatatatatatatatatttgtgacatttcttagaagttaggattactatttatataatttttaaaatttttgaattcttttgtcatactaaatacaacatgttttattataattacatttaatatattaatcaatatgttgtacgaatgaaaagaaaattatcatttcacaaaaacaaaggttaaaatataatttattatgattaaggaaagataaaattattattccaatatccataaccatatataatacattaaaaattaattgaaaagctgtaaatggaaaaggaatcaccatttaaggaatcattatttttaaatttttggatcatttcttcttgtaaaagtttctatccatacgtaacaataaagttaaaatagaaaatgtagtgaCACCATTCTTACTAATagatagttatttatttttattaattttttttgacaattttggttatatttttctttaaaataattattgcctcgattttttttttaacatttatttttaattttaaaagattggaaattttatgttaaaaattttaataatagaaaaaatgatttatttaacttttatcatcatcaatactactaatttttttgacgttttttcttaatcttcatctcatcattaatgttatttatataattttgtttaatcacttattttttcttttttaactcttttatatatataaagttggatatgtaaatgatgatgtgacatttcttagaagttaagattactatttatctaatttctccaatttttgagttcttttgtcatactaaatacaatatgttttattataattacattcaatatagtaaacaacatgttctaggaattaaaacaaaattatcatttcagaaaaataaatgttaaattataattttattatgattaaggaaaaataaagatattatttcaatatcccataaccacattcaatacattagaaattaattggatataactgtaaatggaaaatgaatcacgatttaaggaaaataaatgtttgcaataccataataattaaggagagagtaagatattattttaatatcctaattcggaacttttaatctactactcaattaaaaataaaatgcatttaataacatgaaaaagttattagtttaatattttttctcattgtactaattcaattcaatcaaacttaattttaaagataaaataacagcttcattttaattgttgtcaatatatttcaaaaaattatcgtgaaaaggcttttcttgcaccttattttaattttcatatactattattattttttctgtcatttttcaatgaatttttatttcgatttaaaatttaatgtttattcttaaaactctgatggtacaaattaaggtggagtagaatataataaatgatgattcttctactaaataagaagatataacgaaattgaaagggtgaaggttttttttttttaaatggataggaaattctattaaggtatcattacgtcattattcaatatatttttaatataaatttcatttgttgatgcatttgtttagtactccctctgtccctaattacttgtttacttttccttttatagttgtctctaattacttgtccattttgacaaatcaagaaagaatatttttttacctattataccctcaattaaatgactaattactttgaaaattgcagaacttttcatctacttcataattaataggggtaaaatgataaactcactatgtcattaattgatttcttaataaatgtgtaaatttaaaagtggacaagtaattagggacagagggagtattacagtgttatttgacattatgagatatttcttagacatttaaggagaatggtagaccgaaatatatattatatattaaaggatgaacttcatgcaatggaagaatttgttattagcaaatatattttaacttatttgataaaaaatatattcttcctcatttaatagatgtaaaatttgtgaagctttattttttttcacaatcttcatattattaagacaaataataatattacgattaaacaacaaagtaaatataaaattaatcaaaaatatttaatttaaatgatcgcgcgaagtgcggccaagttctctaatttaaaacaaaaaagtaaaatttaaatgggtctactatagaattcctagaaatccaacttgaaaaattatgttaaaaatggaaaataaaaagtgaaataaatttaattgagagttatccttcgtctgtcccattttatgtgagactttttatttctcgagaatcaaatagtttaagtttaaccataaatttgcgtatgatatcttcattttttttttaaatttggagaaattagataaatagtaatcttagcttctaagaaatgtgacatcatcatttacatatccaacttttatatatataaaagagttaaaaacgaaaaaataagtgatttaagaaaattatataaataacattaatgatgagatgaagattaagaaaaaacgtcaaataaattagtagtattgatgatgataaaagttaaataaatcattttttctattatttaaatttttaacataaaatttccaatcttttaaaattaaaaataaatgttaaaaataaaaataaaaatggaggcaataattattttattaaagaaaaatatgtgtagaaaaagtagaagtagatGAAGTTACTTTAGTTCATCTTTTTGGTGGGCCTCAATGTACAATTTCTATAGCTTTTAGTCCAACTCTTTAGTGCAATGTTGGTCctccaaactcccatttctaaataagagtaaaataaaatataaaagagttaaaaaagaaaaaataagtgatttaagaaaattatataaataacattaatgatgagatgaagattaagaaaaaacgtcaaataaattagtagtattgatgatgataaaagttaaataaatcattttttctattatttaaatttttaacataaaatttccaatcttttaaaattaaaaataaatgttaaaaataaaaataaaaatcgaggcaataattattttaaagaaaaatataaccaaaattgtcagaaaattaattcttcatgtgggttgttgtatatgtagaaaggcacgtgtacaattaatgaggcacaattaattttatagtacaatttGAAATGCTTTGTGTACAACATGGTAGTGCCGTGATCGTGCCTTAAAGTGTGAACTCTAATAAGGAGCcaaatgaataataataataattctaataaggagtaatgagtaataataataattgcaatgttagtccttctattaatgtacaattctttttgcacgttgtacaactaattaatgcagtcaaaagttaatgtacaaaattgtatgCATGTTGTACAAGAGTATTAATGCAGTGTTGGTCCTTTCCAACTCCCACTTCTATATAAGGATAACTAGATGGGGCGACGGCCCTTGCTtgagcacgggcccaacatgtTGAGtttcaataaattatttttatagttaCTTGTGTATAGCTAAAACAGTCAACAACTGATAGCCACAACCTCAGTGCTAACACGAACATTCAATAAACATGTGTGAACCAAATAACCATGAAAAAACACTTAAATACATCATTATGCATTTAGTAATGCATAGTTGTAATTAGAACATCTATCCTTGTGAAAATTAGATATGTTGTAATTACCTTTTAGTCAATCTGCAAATTcaagataatataattttaattttatgccAAACGATTCTAGTAGCAACGTGTGTCGGTCTTTCTTCTCCATGATGGGAAAAAATACATCGCAAATGGGATCTACAGTCTTCAAATATAATTACACAAAGTTGACAGTTTGAATACTACATTATACACCTTCCAAAGTTATCCCAACTATGCTTTGATACATTTCAAATCATCCTCAATTTGAAATCTCAAAGCATGTAAATGAAAGCGTCTTGAACTTCTTCCTCTGTGACATGCAACCTGCAAATATAAAAACATAAGATTTTAAAGCCAACAGTCGTGAATTTTCTTGCTTGAAAATGTGAAAGATCAATTAAAAGCATAATCCACTTGTACTTTACCAATGAAGAATGCTAAAAAACACGTACATAAATGTGTATTATACTGCACCTAAGAGGATTTAAAGAGAACCTAACAAAAAAGAATGAAGAGAGTAATTACATATTACACAGAATGAGAATCCAAGTTCAAGCGAGTGCATTCAGGATTTTTACAGTGAAAAAATTGAACACGGAGTGCGGAATCAAGCAGTGTTTCAACAGAATATTCTAAAAAGCCAGACAAAATGAGCAAAACAAGTCGCAAAAGGCTTTAACCAGGAGAGAATCCTAGGACAAGCAAATGATCCAAGATCGTGTGAAGGAACTTAGAGAAATTGTGCCTAATGGGGCAATGGTGATACACATCCTTTGACACTTGGAATTCCTGTTTActctttgatatttttattttattattttccaaTTTTGTAACTGAAAATTTTGCTTACTAATGCTTTTCCTTGACGGATCATCTGATTTCAGTGTAGTATTGATGCACTGTTCGAACGCACGATCAAACACATGCCTTTCTTACAAAGTGTCACAAAACATGCAGACAAACTAAAGCAGACTGGAGAGTCAAAGGTTGGCTCATAACCATTTAGCCTTATTCTCATGATACtgaaaaagttgagttttcttATTGATATACTGTGTTGGGATTCGGTACTTAAAATTATGGCTGgaaatcatgaaaaaataaagcTTCCAAGTTCAAGAAAGTCAGAAAAGAATATGATAACATAACTACACTCTACATAATTTCTCAGGTTTTTATCTACAAGGATAGCTAGTTTAAGCTATAAGTTTCGTTGTTAATAAATCATATAGGAGGCCTGAATTCATGTGAGAATTGGTCATCACTTCTGTCCGTTTTGAACCACCAGATTATCAGTAAGGAAGGAGGATTGCTTTTAAAGGATAATCTTGAAGGTGGAGCAACATGGGCATATGAAGTAGGTTCACAGTCTATGGTCCGCCCTATTATAGTTGAGGATCTTCCACCATGGGCATATGAAGTAGGCTCACAGTCTATGGTCTGCCCTATTATAGTTGAGGATCTAAAGCAACCTCGTCAAATGCTTGTGGAGGTTAGTTTCTATGCATCTCAAAAAATCATCCTTTTGTTCACTCTCTAGCATATCTGACAGGACATCTATTACTAGAAAAATATGACTGATGGTTCATCTAAACTTTCTGTTATTTGCAGATGCTTTGCGAGGAACGGGGCTTATTTTTGGAAATAGCTGACATTATAAGAGGATTGGGCTTGACTATCCTGATGGGGGTGATGGAAAACAAGGAACGACAAAATATGGGCACAATTTATTGTAGAGGTAACCAATCAAGATTTGGATGTAACCTGCTACTTGTACTCTCACAATTTTTTCTTGGTTGTTTATCATTTAGCATGACTTACAATTTGCTATTTAAAAACAGGTGAACAGAGATGTCACAAGGATGGAGATATTCATCTCACTCGTTCGCCTCTTGGAGCAAACAGCAAAAGGTGGAACAGAACCTGTCAATGCTGCTGATAACAACACAACAATGGTGCATTCATTCCACCAAGCAGCGACATTACCTGCAACTGGTAGATCTTGTAGTTTGTTGTGATCAACATGTTACTACTGCTTCACCTGGTAATGTTAAGAGAAAGCGACAATTACATGCTTGCCATGACTAACATTTACACCAAAATGATACTTCTGGTGGTTCTAACGAAACTCGGTAATTTTTGTGTCCCATGAGCCAAGGTGTATCAAAAGTTCAGAATCCCCTGAAGAGCATAAGCTCTACTTTAGGCCCTCATTCAAGGTGGATAGAATATTCCAATCCACCCCTGGTTGTAAACTTGTAAAATATGTAGCAA
The DNA window shown above is from Solanum stenotomum isolate F172 chromosome 6, ASM1918654v1, whole genome shotgun sequence and carries:
- the LOC125867044 gene encoding transcription factor LHW-like, which produces MPFLQSVTKHADKLKQTGESKIISKEGGLLLKDNLEGGATWAYEVGSQSMVRPIIVEDLPPWAYEVGSQSMVCPIIVEDLKQPRQMLVEMLCEERGLFLEIADIIRGLGLTILMGVMENKERQNMGTIYCRGNQSRFGCNLLLVLSQFFLGCLSFSMTYNLLFKNR